A genomic window from Candidatus Pelagisphaera phototrophica includes:
- a CDS encoding c-type cytochrome: MRKVKKVGLAILGTLLYCSFLSGASESSTLQMLARAIANSDNESVQISLMKGMLKSLEGRRGIDAPESWVDVRGNVSSSDNAEAKRLLQELSQIFGDEDAALEALNTVRNQSANAGEREGALRSLLAQRNDALAIELETLLDDRELRTSAIRAFGIMPQPGAAQLLLNRYRGFDMSDRRVVIETLATRIEYARELLGSLRSGAIEKSEIPTYAARTLESMLGSDFSEVYGDAAALSGDKGALFEKYRKLLTPEIMTNADPFEGKVVFDRTCAACHLMYGEGGEIGPDLTGSNRANLDYILLNILDPSADIPDSYKMVTVTTHEGQTLVGSIAEENGRRIVLNSVGQKQIVAKQDIKSRVVSDISMMPEGLLMTLKDDEVANLIQYLRTEEPLGGVKLKWNF, encoded by the coding sequence ATGCGAAAAGTTAAAAAAGTAGGTTTAGCGATTTTGGGCACCTTGCTGTATTGCTCGTTCTTGAGCGGTGCGAGCGAGTCCAGCACACTGCAAATGTTGGCTAGAGCGATCGCGAATTCAGACAATGAGAGCGTTCAAATATCGTTGATGAAAGGTATGCTTAAAAGCTTGGAGGGTCGCAGGGGTATTGATGCTCCCGAGTCTTGGGTCGACGTTCGCGGTAACGTATCTTCGAGCGATAACGCCGAAGCGAAGCGATTGCTCCAGGAGTTATCGCAGATTTTTGGCGACGAGGACGCTGCGCTTGAAGCATTAAATACTGTGCGAAATCAGTCTGCGAACGCAGGTGAACGCGAGGGTGCGTTGAGGTCGTTGTTGGCACAGCGAAATGATGCGTTGGCAATCGAGCTAGAAACGCTTCTAGATGATAGGGAATTGAGGACGTCGGCGATTCGTGCTTTCGGAATAATGCCTCAGCCGGGAGCGGCTCAACTATTACTCAATCGATATAGAGGATTTGACATGTCCGATCGGAGAGTGGTTATCGAAACGCTCGCCACGCGAATCGAGTATGCGAGAGAGTTGCTGGGTTCTCTAAGAAGCGGAGCGATTGAGAAAAGCGAGATACCCACTTACGCTGCTCGCACTTTGGAGTCGATGCTCGGCTCCGACTTTTCAGAGGTCTATGGAGATGCTGCAGCCCTCTCGGGTGACAAGGGTGCTTTGTTCGAGAAGTATAGGAAATTGCTAACGCCAGAGATTATGACAAACGCGGATCCGTTTGAGGGAAAAGTGGTTTTCGACCGAACCTGCGCAGCATGCCACCTCATGTATGGAGAAGGGGGTGAAATTGGCCCGGATCTTACTGGCTCGAATCGAGCGAATCTCGACTATATTCTTTTAAATATACTAGACCCGAGTGCCGATATTCCGGACAGCTACAAAATGGTGACGGTTACGACCCATGAAGGGCAAACACTTGTGGGCTCGATTGCGGAGGAGAACGGTCGCCGCATTGTTTTGAATTCAGTTGGTCAAAAGCAAATCGTAGCGAAGCAAGACATCAAATCGCGCGTCGTTTCAGATATTTCCATGATGCCGGAAGGCTTGTTGATGACTTTAAAAGACGACGAAGTGGCAAACTTGATACAATACTTAAGAACAGAAGAACCTTTAGGAGGAGTGAAATTGAAATGGAATTTTTAA
- a CDS encoding PVC-type heme-binding CxxCH protein has translation MEFLINNKMGNRWAFLLVLAILHNPVFAREPKTSNAPFLTPVEAVAKMDIPDGFDVTIFAAEPDIEEPIAFCFDDRGRMWVVENINYMNRRTHKSGDISRIKILEDTNGDGVFDKKKIFMDDITFSSGIAVGFGGVYLGSPPNLSFIPDADGDDVPDGPAQILLDGWGINDRHETLNSFIWGPDGWLYGCHGVFTHSNVGKPGASDADRQFIDAGIWRYHPTKHEFEIFARGLSNPWGFDFNDYGHGFATCCVIPHLFHVSQGGVYHKQARGHVNPYVYDDIKTIRDHTHKSAHGGARFYLADTFPAEYRDRLFMCNIHQHEVLTDIMNRSGSGYIGSHGDDFLPINDLAWVGFSVEVGPEGGVYILDWHDTDICGNAINFPNSGRIYRILPTDAPKIKQPNLRQLSDLELVEMQTHSNDWYVRHTRTILQERAASGKLDIGAVHEKIVQQFFDAPNSGKRLRMIWAAWVTGYFGGSEGENRFNYLLDHEDEYCRSWAIQLLGEDRKFSANTLSRFKQMAESDSSAIVRLYLASALQRMEFEDRWPILEALASREEDREDANIPRMLWFALEPMVPGNSDRALALAINSGATNLAEFVPRRMLESEEESGPDFNVLVSKVAPGFRYNDRAPVEILDSFRNEVALKTQSTGRFGRSRLIRNVSIPKEKATTLKLRTSYHPHGDWKMRVVVGRKVLLEQEVSHETVQDEWLESEVDMSEYAGTMVEIVLENMSNNSDEASGYWSKVELVSK, from the coding sequence ATGGAATTTTTAATAAATAATAAAATGGGGAATCGATGGGCCTTCCTTTTGGTTTTGGCTATACTACACAATCCGGTGTTCGCCCGCGAGCCGAAAACAAGCAATGCACCGTTTCTCACCCCGGTAGAGGCGGTTGCGAAAATGGATATCCCCGATGGCTTCGATGTAACGATTTTTGCGGCAGAACCCGATATCGAGGAACCCATAGCGTTTTGTTTCGATGACCGAGGACGAATGTGGGTGGTCGAGAATATCAACTATATGAACCGGCGCACGCACAAATCGGGGGATATCAGCCGAATTAAAATTTTGGAGGATACCAATGGAGACGGGGTCTTTGATAAGAAGAAAATCTTCATGGATGATATTACGTTTAGCTCGGGGATCGCTGTGGGATTTGGCGGCGTTTATTTAGGATCGCCCCCTAACTTGAGCTTTATTCCAGACGCGGATGGAGATGATGTGCCGGATGGACCCGCTCAGATATTATTAGATGGTTGGGGAATCAACGATCGGCACGAAACTTTGAATAGTTTTATTTGGGGGCCGGACGGCTGGCTTTATGGGTGCCACGGGGTATTCACGCACTCGAATGTCGGCAAGCCCGGTGCGAGCGATGCGGATCGTCAGTTTATAGATGCGGGCATTTGGCGTTACCACCCGACGAAGCATGAGTTCGAGATATTTGCCCGCGGGTTATCCAATCCTTGGGGATTCGATTTCAATGACTACGGCCATGGTTTCGCGACCTGTTGTGTGATCCCGCATCTGTTTCACGTGTCACAGGGTGGAGTCTACCACAAGCAGGCCCGCGGGCACGTAAATCCCTATGTTTACGATGATATTAAAACGATTCGTGATCACACGCACAAGTCGGCCCATGGGGGAGCTCGTTTTTATTTGGCAGACACGTTTCCTGCGGAGTATCGAGACCGGCTTTTCATGTGCAATATCCATCAACATGAAGTATTGACTGATATAATGAATCGCTCCGGTTCGGGGTATATCGGCAGTCACGGCGATGACTTCTTGCCAATCAACGATCTGGCTTGGGTCGGTTTCAGCGTTGAGGTGGGTCCTGAAGGGGGCGTTTATATTTTGGACTGGCACGACACTGATATTTGCGGAAACGCGATTAACTTTCCCAACAGCGGACGGATTTATCGGATTTTGCCGACGGATGCTCCAAAAATTAAACAGCCAAACTTGAGGCAGCTTTCAGATCTTGAACTGGTAGAGATGCAAACGCATTCCAACGACTGGTATGTTCGCCACACTCGGACGATATTGCAGGAGAGAGCCGCCTCCGGAAAGCTGGACATCGGCGCGGTCCACGAAAAAATCGTCCAGCAGTTTTTCGATGCTCCCAACTCAGGGAAGCGATTGCGCATGATTTGGGCCGCTTGGGTGACAGGCTATTTTGGAGGAAGCGAAGGAGAGAATCGATTCAATTACTTGCTCGATCATGAGGACGAGTATTGCCGTTCTTGGGCAATTCAGTTGCTTGGGGAGGATCGTAAATTCTCTGCGAATACGCTATCGCGTTTTAAGCAAATGGCGGAAAGCGACTCATCGGCAATTGTGCGCCTCTATTTGGCCTCGGCCTTGCAGCGTATGGAGTTCGAAGATCGGTGGCCGATACTGGAAGCATTGGCGAGTCGCGAGGAAGATCGAGAGGATGCGAACATTCCGAGAATGCTATGGTTCGCCCTCGAGCCGATGGTTCCCGGCAACTCTGATCGAGCCCTCGCTTTGGCCATCAATTCCGGAGCGACCAATCTTGCGGAGTTTGTCCCGAGACGAATGCTTGAATCAGAGGAAGAATCAGGACCAGACTTTAATGTATTGGTTAGCAAGGTAGCTCCAGGCTTCCGCTATAATGACAGGGCACCCGTTGAAATACTGGATAGCTTTCGCAATGAGGTGGCCCTGAAGACCCAGTCCACCGGTAGATTCGGTAGGAGCCGTTTGATTCGTAATGTTTCGATTCCGAAAGAAAAGGCGACAACTCTCAAACTTCGAACTAGCTACCATCCTCACGGCGATTGGAAGATGCGTGTTGTGGTGGGAAGAAAGGTCCTATTGGAGCAGGAGGTTAGCCATGAGACAGTTCAGGACGAGTGGTTGGAAAGTGAAGTTGATATGTCTGAGTATGCGGGTACGATGGTGGAGATTGTGCTCGAGAATATGAGCAATAACTCAGATGAGGCATCCGGGTATTGGAGTAAAGTGGAGCTTGTTAGTAAGTAG
- a CDS encoding PmoA family protein codes for MRKITVLFGYILISFGSVFADSLKLVESEENESISVFRVGSSEPLLVQSAREDHRPYLHPIVSPDGKGILTEYSPGHHPHQTGLYWGFTRINGRDYFHNPSNGYWKREESRIIVGDGELAQWETVYVLLDESGEPLMRESQLWSIRDTGERYFIDLIWSGEALVNLEFDEYSYGGLFLRMPYKRGESEGLAVNSSRQENQRAEGQRAMWVDVGMEIEGRDDWGHITIFDHPDNRNFPQMWRVDRQLGIGPAPSRMGAWSIKRGDTETYKHQIVVYGGEFNDLTNNELWKTYSGQ; via the coding sequence ATGAGGAAAATAACTGTTTTATTTGGATACATTTTGATTAGCTTCGGATCAGTGTTTGCGGACTCATTGAAGTTGGTTGAAAGCGAAGAAAATGAATCGATATCCGTTTTTCGCGTGGGAAGCTCGGAACCTTTGCTCGTTCAGAGTGCTCGCGAAGATCACCGCCCCTATCTTCATCCGATTGTTTCGCCGGACGGTAAAGGGATCTTGACTGAATACAGTCCGGGGCACCATCCGCACCAGACCGGTTTGTATTGGGGATTCACGCGCATCAATGGCCGAGACTATTTCCACAATCCATCCAATGGCTATTGGAAGCGGGAAGAAAGTCGTATTATTGTTGGTGATGGTGAATTGGCTCAATGGGAAACAGTGTACGTGCTGCTCGACGAATCGGGCGAACCGTTAATGCGGGAGTCGCAGCTTTGGTCCATTCGTGACACGGGGGAACGCTACTTTATCGATTTGATCTGGTCGGGTGAGGCACTCGTGAATCTCGAGTTCGATGAATACAGCTATGGCGGGCTTTTCCTTCGCATGCCGTACAAACGGGGCGAGTCGGAAGGATTGGCGGTGAATAGCTCCCGTCAGGAAAATCAGCGTGCAGAAGGGCAACGTGCTATGTGGGTTGACGTTGGAATGGAAATTGAAGGGCGCGACGACTGGGGGCATATAACGATTTTTGATCATCCGGATAATCGAAATTTTCCGCAGATGTGGCGGGTTGATCGCCAGCTCGGAATCGGGCCGGCTCCATCGAGAATGGGTGCGTGGAGTATCAAAAGAGGTGATACCGAAACCTATAAGCACCAGATTGTGGTCTACGGAGGCGAATTCAATGATCTTACCAACAACGAACTCTGGAAGACCTACAGTGGCCAATGA
- a CDS encoding sulfatase family protein: protein MKKLVHIKMKPFWSIIRALLVLKAMVFGFSSVQLLGDTPDRPNILFLFSDDHAWQSIGAYGGRLKDVANTPNIDKLASEGMLFRKCYVANALCGPSRAAILTGKYGHRNGVTWNRSANFDGSQQTFPKILRQSGYQTAIIGKWHLKSTPTGFDYFDVMRGQGRYYNPLLLTGDSDGLKEQRVVTGYNSDIVGDLTIEWLKNGRDKSKPFVLMSQFKATHHGWCPGPEEYDLYEDVHIPEPDNLFDDFSYRGTAVREQTLTLYEDLPYNMMLGDPGELGELNKEQRKAWDAYRAPHVEKFEAMNLGWNNPSRELSRFKYQMLLKNFLASGAGIDKNVGRIRSFLEKNNLADNTIVIYMADHGFFLGEHGFFDKRFMYEESLRTAFIVHWPGIVEEGVVNDVDIVSNIDIAETFLDLAGVNIPKEMQGRSLVPVLQGKTPEDWRKTFLYTYHELANHRVQPHYGVTDGRNKLIYYPAHNEWEFFDLKKDPSEMISQYYIPENETTIMELKRELVRLRNYYHCPPTITLRNMNKQASWPYEKRTKPL, encoded by the coding sequence ATGAAAAAACTAGTACATATAAAAATGAAACCTTTCTGGTCAATCATAAGGGCTTTACTCGTCCTTAAAGCCATGGTCTTTGGCTTTAGTTCTGTCCAATTGCTAGGAGACACTCCTGACAGACCGAATATACTTTTTCTTTTCAGCGACGATCACGCATGGCAGTCGATTGGTGCTTATGGAGGTAGGCTAAAGGATGTAGCGAATACGCCAAATATTGATAAACTTGCGAGCGAGGGAATGCTGTTCAGGAAATGCTATGTGGCCAATGCACTATGCGGGCCAAGCAGAGCGGCTATTCTTACTGGAAAATATGGGCACAGAAATGGTGTGACCTGGAATAGAAGTGCCAATTTCGACGGCTCCCAGCAGACTTTTCCGAAAATCCTGCGGCAGAGTGGTTACCAGACGGCGATCATTGGAAAGTGGCATCTGAAGTCGACCCCGACTGGTTTTGACTACTTTGATGTCATGCGAGGGCAAGGGAGATATTATAATCCGCTTTTGCTGACGGGCGATTCGGATGGGCTGAAAGAGCAGCGTGTTGTGACGGGCTACAATTCGGATATCGTAGGAGACCTCACGATCGAGTGGTTGAAGAACGGGCGAGATAAAAGTAAGCCGTTTGTTCTGATGTCCCAGTTTAAGGCGACTCACCATGGTTGGTGTCCTGGTCCAGAGGAATATGATTTGTATGAAGATGTGCATATTCCCGAGCCGGATAATCTCTTTGATGATTTTTCATACCGGGGTACTGCTGTACGCGAACAGACCTTAACGCTGTACGAAGACTTGCCTTACAATATGATGCTCGGTGACCCCGGTGAGCTCGGAGAACTGAATAAGGAGCAGCGAAAGGCATGGGATGCATACCGTGCCCCGCATGTAGAAAAATTCGAAGCAATGAACTTGGGGTGGAACAACCCTAGTCGGGAACTATCCCGCTTCAAATATCAGATGCTCTTGAAGAACTTCCTAGCCTCAGGTGCTGGCATTGACAAAAATGTAGGGAGAATTCGTTCGTTTCTAGAAAAAAATAACCTAGCCGATAATACCATTGTTATCTACATGGCCGATCATGGTTTCTTTTTGGGAGAACACGGGTTTTTCGATAAGCGGTTCATGTACGAAGAATCCTTGAGAACTGCTTTTATTGTTCACTGGCCGGGGATAGTAGAAGAGGGCGTCGTCAACGATGTTGATATTGTATCTAATATCGATATCGCCGAGACCTTTCTTGATCTAGCTGGTGTAAATATACCGAAAGAGATGCAGGGAAGAAGTTTGGTACCTGTATTGCAGGGCAAGACGCCCGAAGATTGGAGAAAGACTTTTCTCTATACGTACCACGAACTGGCAAATCACCGCGTGCAGCCGCACTACGGGGTTACAGACGGACGCAATAAGCTGATTTATTATCCCGCACATAATGAGTGGGAGTTCTTTGACCTGAAGAAGGATCCAAGCGAGATGATCAGCCAGTATTACATTCCAGAAAACGAGACGACTATAATGGAGCTGAAGCGGGAATTGGTGCGCTTGAGAAATTATTACCACTGTCCGCCGACCATAACGCTGCGCAATATGAATAAGCAGGCAAGCTGGCCGTATGAAAAGCGTACAAAGCCGTTATGA
- a CDS encoding sulfatase — protein sequence MIRTRFIKELLPFLFLPFAFSVPVLNGESARNILMISVDDMRDWTNFLGGYKGEVHTPHMDALAARGINFTNAHCPSPVCNPSRTSVMTGLMPSTTGIYDNGQWLRANYPDKMTLPKYFKQQGYHVVGAGKSFHHTAGNNPPDQWHDYFRFPWADFPWVRSNKLAYPWTEWQPPPPGYPFSKVEYLRGRQERDWGILPRKESEYDDVLVVDYAIDFLESHSGEAFFLSVGTFHPHLPWYIPKRYRDLYEDSEIHLPEAPKNDLVDIPPIPQRWAERRRDEMEAVKDAGEWEEAVRCYLASISFADAQVGRVLEALAKSPYADNTIIILWSDHGWHLGEKDHWHKSTLWEEATRVPLIIATPEMETAGGTSSAPVNLVSIFPTLVGLMEMENDIDFDGPDLAPLLTNPNASWPHASLIDFGYGNTAVRDKRWRYIRYSDGSEELYDHKSDPNEWKNLATDPVYQSVKDELAKHLPSHYAKDVPSKDGFVFDPDKWTFTDKDTGRVVHGGQ from the coding sequence ATGATCAGAACGAGATTCATCAAAGAATTACTGCCATTTCTGTTTTTGCCCTTCGCCTTCAGCGTTCCGGTTTTAAACGGTGAATCCGCACGCAACATCCTTATGATCTCAGTCGACGACATGCGCGACTGGACCAATTTCCTAGGTGGCTACAAAGGCGAAGTCCACACCCCGCACATGGACGCTCTTGCGGCGCGGGGCATCAACTTCACTAATGCACACTGCCCGTCGCCCGTGTGCAATCCGAGCCGAACGTCGGTCATGACCGGGCTTATGCCGTCGACCACAGGGATCTATGACAACGGCCAGTGGTTGCGTGCCAACTACCCCGACAAGATGACCTTGCCGAAGTACTTCAAGCAACAGGGGTACCATGTCGTGGGAGCAGGCAAAAGCTTTCACCACACGGCTGGCAACAATCCACCTGATCAATGGCATGACTACTTCCGTTTCCCTTGGGCAGACTTCCCCTGGGTGCGAAGCAACAAACTAGCCTACCCCTGGACCGAATGGCAGCCACCCCCGCCAGGCTATCCGTTCAGCAAAGTCGAGTATTTGCGCGGCAGACAAGAAAGGGATTGGGGGATTTTGCCGCGGAAGGAATCGGAATATGATGACGTCCTTGTAGTCGACTACGCCATCGATTTCCTGGAGAGCCATTCAGGCGAAGCCTTCTTCCTGTCGGTAGGGACCTTTCACCCTCACTTGCCTTGGTATATCCCCAAGCGCTACCGCGATCTCTACGAAGACTCGGAAATCCACTTACCTGAAGCCCCGAAAAATGACCTCGTTGATATACCCCCAATTCCGCAGCGATGGGCAGAACGGCGACGCGACGAAATGGAGGCAGTCAAGGATGCTGGCGAATGGGAAGAGGCTGTGCGTTGCTACTTGGCGAGTATTTCCTTTGCAGACGCACAGGTGGGGCGCGTGTTAGAGGCTCTCGCCAAATCGCCCTACGCCGACAACACGATCATCATTCTCTGGTCCGACCATGGCTGGCACCTAGGTGAAAAGGACCATTGGCATAAGTCCACCCTCTGGGAAGAGGCCACCCGCGTTCCTCTCATCATCGCTACTCCCGAAATGGAAACCGCAGGCGGAACTTCGAGTGCGCCCGTAAATCTTGTATCCATTTTCCCCACTCTCGTTGGTCTAATGGAAATGGAAAATGACATCGATTTCGACGGACCTGATCTGGCTCCTCTTCTGACCAACCCAAACGCTTCATGGCCACACGCCAGCTTGATTGATTTCGGCTATGGCAATACGGCGGTTCGGGACAAGCGATGGCGCTACATTCGATATAGCGACGGATCAGAGGAGTTATACGATCACAAGAGTGACCCTAATGAATGGAAAAATTTGGCTACCGATCCAGTGTATCAATCAGTTAAGGACGAACTAGCGAAACACTTGCCATCTCATTATGCAAAGGACGTCCCCAGCAAGGATGGTTTTGTCTTTGATCCCGACAAGTGGACATTCACCGACAAGGATACTGGGCGGGTTGTCCATGGAGGACAGTGA
- a CDS encoding DUF1592 domain-containing protein, translating into MNSTLKLGAISFSIFVFGVLKISICAMPQNEFLQQYCIDCHGQEKQKGDRRFDGLEKSDLEISDLEAWQEILDMLNLGDMPPEDEKQPTVAERAAMIESTTKLISTELEKLSDSGGHSVLRRINSWDYQHTIGDLLGLNVSAWNPAADFPKEVVKNGFDNVGAELVTSGMLLEHYFAAAEEAVLRATQFREAPKRDYYVQRTPFYFEGKVNQDLPKLFQVDRFRFTPDTPYTDMYGRHYRGGHIGFEPLARGGVPYSGMYRVRVKAAAVDRWHPYGNVIDDFRNGDPLVLELMAVDRKGSVESTGNVSMERSLAKVELTSEEPEWFEWEVYFDEGFEPEIRFRNGTLATKRLTRLLHQKAGHHEEIKPFVDMKNGLEKFHGILRGYKGPKLRVWEIQVEGPLEEQWPPKGHQLLYGDFKPDQLNGKNAIERLRIFAENVFRRPLQADELEPIESLVLNKIEEGLEPIEALQLGFQTILCSPGFIYLAEGDGPLDSFALASRLSYFLWSSMPDKELINIASKGSLSDSQILRNQVARMLVDPKSDRFVSNFISRWFEMDNIGEMPVSEDFRSYHRDSIETAMQGETEAFFRHVMEENLRPGELLSADYSFINRELALHYGIAGIEGNHLRKVAMNGMSRGGLLGQSLLLTASANGVDTSPVNRGIYVLENLLGYSPPPPPPDVPAIESDIRGAETIREQLAKHREVETCADCHRKIDPLGFALENFDPTGRWRTHYENKSMIDASGELPAGERFSDPSEFRSLMIQREAEFTRCLIEKLLAYAIGRELDLRDRAVIDGIYENLETERGGLRDMIQAIVLSDSFQNN; encoded by the coding sequence ATGAACAGTACTCTAAAATTAGGTGCGATATCTTTTAGTATATTTGTTTTCGGAGTCCTAAAGATTTCCATTTGCGCTATGCCGCAAAATGAGTTTCTCCAGCAATACTGCATCGATTGCCACGGACAGGAAAAGCAGAAAGGCGACCGCCGCTTCGATGGATTGGAAAAAAGCGATTTGGAAATCTCGGATCTTGAAGCGTGGCAGGAGATTTTGGACATGCTCAACCTCGGCGATATGCCGCCCGAGGACGAAAAACAACCTACGGTCGCAGAACGGGCGGCCATGATCGAATCGACAACCAAGCTGATTTCGACCGAACTAGAAAAGCTGTCCGATTCAGGAGGTCATAGTGTCTTGCGCCGAATCAATTCCTGGGATTATCAGCATACTATTGGGGATCTCTTAGGACTGAACGTTTCTGCATGGAATCCAGCCGCTGACTTCCCCAAGGAAGTCGTCAAAAACGGATTCGACAATGTGGGCGCTGAACTGGTTACCTCAGGTATGCTCCTAGAGCATTATTTCGCAGCCGCCGAAGAGGCAGTGCTACGAGCAACCCAATTTCGCGAAGCCCCGAAAAGAGACTATTACGTGCAACGGACACCCTTTTACTTTGAGGGAAAAGTAAATCAGGATTTACCAAAATTATTTCAAGTGGATCGTTTTCGATTTACGCCCGATACGCCTTACACGGATATGTATGGTCGTCACTACCGCGGAGGTCATATAGGCTTCGAACCCCTAGCCCGAGGAGGTGTTCCCTATAGCGGTATGTATCGCGTGCGCGTAAAAGCCGCCGCGGTGGATCGCTGGCATCCGTACGGGAATGTGATTGACGATTTTCGTAACGGTGACCCGCTTGTGCTGGAGCTTATGGCCGTCGATCGGAAAGGTAGTGTTGAGAGTACGGGCAATGTATCCATGGAACGCTCACTCGCCAAAGTTGAATTGACCAGTGAAGAACCAGAGTGGTTCGAATGGGAGGTGTATTTTGACGAAGGATTTGAGCCGGAAATTCGCTTTAGGAATGGCACGCTTGCCACCAAACGCTTGACTCGTCTTCTCCACCAGAAGGCCGGCCACCATGAGGAAATCAAACCCTTTGTGGACATGAAAAATGGGCTAGAAAAATTCCATGGTATCTTAAGAGGATACAAAGGTCCCAAACTTCGAGTATGGGAAATTCAAGTTGAGGGACCGTTGGAGGAACAATGGCCTCCGAAGGGGCACCAGCTACTTTATGGAGATTTCAAACCCGATCAGCTGAACGGCAAGAACGCAATCGAACGGCTACGCATCTTTGCGGAAAACGTTTTTCGGCGTCCCCTGCAAGCCGACGAACTGGAACCCATCGAATCACTTGTCCTGAACAAGATCGAGGAAGGCTTGGAACCGATAGAAGCGCTTCAGCTCGGTTTTCAAACGATTCTGTGTTCTCCCGGTTTTATCTATCTAGCGGAGGGAGACGGACCGCTAGACTCATTTGCGCTGGCGTCTCGTTTATCCTATTTTCTTTGGTCATCCATGCCGGATAAGGAATTGATCAATATTGCAAGCAAGGGAAGTTTGAGCGACTCTCAAATCCTGAGGAATCAGGTAGCCAGAATGCTGGTAGATCCGAAGTCGGATCGTTTTGTATCCAATTTTATTAGTCGTTGGTTTGAAATGGACAACATCGGAGAGATGCCCGTCTCGGAAGATTTCAGAAGCTATCATCGGGATAGTATCGAAACTGCGATGCAAGGAGAGACGGAAGCCTTTTTCCGTCATGTTATGGAAGAGAATCTACGGCCGGGAGAACTGCTGTCAGCCGACTACAGTTTTATCAACCGGGAGTTGGCCTTGCACTACGGTATCGCAGGAATCGAAGGCAATCACTTGCGAAAGGTTGCTATGAATGGGATGTCACGAGGCGGTTTGCTCGGGCAATCGCTCTTGCTGACCGCCTCCGCAAACGGTGTGGACACTTCGCCGGTTAATCGTGGCATTTACGTTTTGGAGAATCTCCTAGGTTATTCGCCGCCCCCTCCACCGCCTGATGTGCCAGCCATTGAGTCAGACATTCGAGGGGCAGAAACAATTCGTGAGCAACTTGCCAAGCATCGCGAAGTCGAAACCTGCGCCGACTGTCATCGCAAAATTGATCCGCTGGGGTTTGCCTTGGAGAATTTCGATCCAACTGGAAGGTGGCGCACCCATTACGAGAACAAGTCGATGATTGACGCTTCTGGAGAATTGCCAGCGGGGGAGCGCTTTAGCGATCCTTCCGAATTCCGATCCCTAATGATTCAGCGGGAAGCGGAATTCACCCGTTGCCTGATAGAAAAACTCCTAGCTTATGCGATTGGGCGAGAACTAGACCTCCGAGACCGGGCCGTCATTGACGGGATTTACGAAAACCTGGAAACCGAACGAGGAGGACTTCGCGATATGATTCAAGCCATCGTCCTGAGTGATTCGTTTCAGAATAACTAG